One stretch of Thermococcus sp. 21S9 DNA includes these proteins:
- a CDS encoding translation initiation factor IF-5A yields the protein MGDKTKVQVSKLKPGRYIIIDGEPCRIVNITVSSPGKHGSAKARIEAVGIFDRKVRSIVKPTSAEVDVPIIDKRVGQVIAITPDTVQIMDMETYELYDVPIETGVEDEVKDQLKEGITVEYWETLGRIQIKKVRGE from the coding sequence ATGGGAGACAAGACCAAGGTTCAGGTCAGCAAGCTCAAGCCCGGAAGGTACATAATCATCGACGGCGAGCCCTGCAGGATTGTGAACATAACCGTTTCCTCGCCAGGAAAGCACGGCTCCGCTAAGGCCAGGATTGAGGCCGTTGGAATCTTCGACAGAAAGGTCAGGAGCATCGTCAAGCCGACCAGCGCGGAAGTTGACGTCCCGATTATCGACAAGCGCGTCGGCCAGGTCATAGCCATAACCCCGGACACGGTTCAGATTATGGACATGGAGACCTACGAGCTCTACGACGTCCCAATCGAGACCGGCGTCGAGGACGAGGTCAAGGACCAGCTCAAAGAGGGCATTACCGTCGAGTACTGGGAGACCCTCGGCAGGATTCAGATTAAGAAGGTCAGGGGCGAGTGA
- a CDS encoding universal stress protein gives MVNFSELILRKFRNIAGSRYEEIMKAYQEFFLTEEELQIPVITSILLVVDRFSGRIPNEVFDVLSAYPGARVDVVYLIDEGLFALIRDTLGEREAEEFRRKEESLGREIITLAERALSELGLDYSAEITFADKVEFIETESENRDLLIISRHFGSESVKTHKVSPVVFRIVQGIRKPVIVY, from the coding sequence ATGGTTAACTTCAGCGAGCTGATTCTACGCAAGTTCAGGAACATCGCCGGGTCTCGCTACGAGGAGATAATGAAGGCCTATCAGGAGTTCTTCCTGACGGAGGAGGAGCTTCAGATTCCGGTGATAACATCGATTCTCCTCGTCGTGGACAGGTTTTCCGGGAGGATTCCCAACGAGGTTTTTGACGTTCTATCCGCTTACCCCGGTGCGCGGGTCGACGTGGTTTACCTGATAGACGAGGGGCTGTTCGCGCTAATCCGTGACACCCTCGGCGAAAGGGAGGCGGAGGAGTTCCGCAGAAAGGAGGAGTCCCTCGGGAGGGAGATAATAACCCTCGCGGAAAGGGCCCTGAGCGAGCTTGGCCTCGATTACTCGGCTGAGATAACCTTCGCCGACAAGGTGGAGTTCATTGAAACCGAGAGCGAGAACAGGGATTTGCTCATCATTTCGAGGCACTTCGGCTCCGAGAGTGTGAAGACCCATAAGGTCAGTCCGGTCGTCTTCAGAATTGTTCAGGGGATTAGGAAGCCCGTAATCGTTTACTGA
- a CDS encoding SLC13 family permease: MNAQEIIALAVFLGVYAFIITERIHRTVAAMVGASVILLVGIVPWEKVPEYLDLGTILLLAGMMVVVNVSRESGLFEYIAIKTAKLSKGDPMKVLLLFSVVTAVVSAFLDNVTTVLLLTPMLLYITKKMNVNPVPFLLAEIFASNIGGTATLIGDPPNIMIGSAAKLSFNEFLSNMGPIAVVDLFVTIAIVYFAYRNTIKVSPSKRAEIERLIMGMDERDAIRDRELFRKSVIVILGIVFGFFLHDTMGVEPAVIALLGASAMLLWSRFPPEEALEKVEWATLFFFGGLFLIVGGLVETGFIDALAEKIIGMIHSEAQAIFVISWFSAISSAIVDNIPLTATMIPLIKAMGSSMNTYPLWWALSLGACLGGNGTAIGASANVVVIGIAHREGVRITFGEFLKVGAVIMFSTVAVGSLMLWVRYGL, encoded by the coding sequence ATGAACGCTCAGGAAATTATAGCGCTCGCAGTGTTCTTGGGAGTTTACGCCTTTATAATAACCGAGAGGATTCACAGAACGGTCGCCGCGATGGTCGGCGCGAGCGTCATCCTGCTCGTCGGCATAGTGCCCTGGGAGAAGGTTCCCGAGTACCTCGACCTTGGCACTATTCTCCTTCTGGCCGGAATGATGGTCGTCGTGAACGTCTCCAGGGAGAGCGGGCTCTTCGAGTACATCGCCATAAAGACGGCGAAGCTCTCCAAGGGCGACCCCATGAAGGTCCTCCTGCTGTTCTCGGTCGTAACCGCGGTTGTTAGCGCTTTCCTTGATAACGTTACGACGGTTCTACTGCTCACTCCGATGCTCCTCTACATAACCAAGAAGATGAACGTCAACCCGGTTCCCTTCCTGCTCGCCGAGATATTCGCGTCCAACATAGGCGGAACCGCGACGCTAATCGGCGACCCCCCGAACATCATGATTGGCTCCGCCGCGAAGCTCAGCTTCAACGAGTTCCTGAGCAACATGGGGCCGATAGCGGTTGTTGACCTGTTCGTGACTATAGCCATCGTCTACTTCGCGTACAGGAATACGATTAAGGTCAGTCCGTCGAAGAGGGCCGAGATTGAGAGGCTGATAATGGGGATGGACGAGCGCGATGCAATACGCGACAGGGAACTCTTCAGGAAGTCGGTGATAGTAATCCTTGGTATCGTCTTCGGCTTCTTCCTCCACGACACTATGGGCGTTGAGCCAGCGGTCATAGCGCTCCTTGGAGCTTCGGCCATGCTTCTCTGGAGCCGTTTTCCGCCGGAAGAGGCCCTCGAAAAGGTCGAGTGGGCGACGCTGTTCTTCTTCGGTGGGCTCTTCCTCATCGTTGGTGGCCTCGTCGAGACCGGCTTCATAGACGCGCTCGCCGAGAAGATTATTGGCATGATACACAGCGAGGCACAGGCGATATTCGTAATCTCCTGGTTCTCGGCGATATCGAGTGCAATCGTTGACAACATTCCCCTCACGGCGACGATGATTCCGCTGATAAAGGCGATGGGTTCGAGCATGAACACCTACCCCCTCTGGTGGGCGCTCTCACTCGGCGCGTGTCTCGGTGGAAACGGAACCGCTATCGGCGCGAGCGCCAACGTTGTAGTCATCGGAATAGCCCACAGGGAAGGCGTTAGGATAACCTTCGGCGAGTTCCTGAAGGTCGGTGCGGTGATAATGTTCTCGACCGTCGCGGTCGGGAGTCTGATGCTCTGGGTTAGGTACGGACTGTGA
- a CDS encoding universal stress protein, with amino-acid sequence MRILVLVDGSKWSQKAALHAFAVAKSKRAKVVLFSVLDRREARAIAFHASVRSGSLEEIKRFEETLWEENKRSIKDLLTTLLELGQREGVNCAFKIVEGPAKDRILEEANSGNYSLVVMGAYGKSGKTRIGSLLEEVVGHIEPPVMIVR; translated from the coding sequence ATGAGGATACTCGTACTCGTTGACGGCTCGAAGTGGAGCCAGAAGGCAGCTCTCCATGCATTCGCCGTTGCGAAGAGCAAGAGGGCCAAGGTGGTTCTGTTCTCGGTTCTCGACCGGAGGGAAGCCCGGGCGATAGCGTTCCACGCCAGTGTTCGGAGCGGAAGCCTTGAGGAAATCAAGCGCTTCGAGGAAACCCTGTGGGAGGAGAACAAGAGGAGCATAAAGGACCTGCTGACGACCCTCCTTGAGCTCGGCCAGCGCGAAGGCGTCAACTGCGCCTTCAAAATCGTTGAGGGACCGGCCAAGGACAGAATCCTCGAGGAGGCGAACTCGGGCAACTACTCCCTCGTCGTCATGGGCGCCTATGGGAAGAGCGGAAAGACGAGGATAGGCTCGCTCCTTGAAGAGGTCGTTGGCCACATCGAACCGCCCGTGATGATTGTGAGGTAG
- the speB gene encoding agmatinase has translation MEFLYTYETLKLEFPLTEPEKARYVILGVPFDGTTSYKAGARFGPTLIRQATLNLESYILDYDLDIAELPIADIGDIAVVAGDPRRTADRVRETIEELKRVNPNAIPILLGGEHSQTLGAVEALKPKSYVVFDAHLDLRDSYEDNPYNHACVARRIAELGVREAMFGIRSGTREEVEFAGKSGIRWVHARDYDFDSFVELVEPLPEPVYLSVDIDVFDLSLVPTTGTPEAGGLGFWDVIEAIEWLVENKRVAGFDIMEVAGETLGNPTALTGAKLLFYFIGAMEKMGRS, from the coding sequence ATGGAGTTCCTGTACACCTACGAGACCCTCAAGCTCGAGTTTCCCCTCACGGAGCCTGAGAAGGCAAGATACGTTATACTCGGAGTCCCCTTCGACGGCACGACGAGCTACAAGGCCGGAGCGCGCTTCGGGCCGACGCTGATACGGCAGGCGACGCTGAACCTTGAGAGCTACATACTGGACTACGACCTTGACATAGCCGAACTCCCGATAGCGGACATCGGCGATATAGCGGTCGTCGCCGGTGACCCAAGGAGAACCGCCGACAGGGTCAGGGAGACGATTGAAGAGCTCAAGCGGGTGAACCCGAACGCGATACCGATACTCCTCGGCGGAGAGCACTCCCAGACGCTTGGAGCGGTTGAGGCATTGAAGCCAAAAAGCTACGTGGTCTTCGATGCCCACCTTGACCTTCGCGATTCCTACGAGGACAACCCCTACAACCACGCCTGCGTCGCCAGAAGGATAGCGGAGCTGGGCGTCAGGGAGGCGATGTTCGGAATCAGGAGCGGAACGAGGGAGGAAGTCGAGTTCGCAGGGAAGAGCGGAATCCGCTGGGTTCACGCGAGGGACTACGACTTTGACTCCTTTGTCGAACTCGTTGAGCCACTTCCGGAGCCGGTTTACCTCTCGGTGGACATAGACGTCTTCGATTTATCGCTCGTCCCGACGACGGGAACTCCCGAGGCCGGTGGTCTGGGCTTCTGGGACGTGATAGAGGCGATAGAGTGGCTGGTCGAGAACAAGAGGGTAGCGGGCTTCGACATAATGGAGGTTGCCGGCGAAACCCTTGGCAATCCAACTGCCCTTACCGGTGCGAAGTTGCTCTTCTACTTCATCGGGGCAATGGAAAAAATGGGGAGGTCATGA
- a CDS encoding sodium:proton antiporter, protein MAVDVMARVLVAVLGSGIIAMLISRRYNISYVPLFIIAGMILGPIATLMPRNIAHDLFDYVRVFGLVMILFTEGHNLSWKLLKRNLPTIATLDTVGLLITALLSAWFFSFVFHAPFLIGFLFGAIISATDPATLIPLFRQYRVKQDIETTIVTESIFNDPLGIVLTAVAVAMLVPQASGGLFASFSSHMGVYGAAVVYFLYEVVVSIIVGIAVGAFGYWFIKKTRIFEFPEIEIFSLFLAFTGFMIGESLQASGYLVATVTGIILGNYKVFSKKEKPQVLNRVMKAIEKEVHFNESLAAIATVFIFVLLGASLDLKPLVDNLWGGILVAYFIMLVARPIAALPILKWWGPKEYLFIALEGPRGVVPSALAALPLSLAMKYHSSTLTVYWGEVILAVTVITVLASVITETLWVPFLKSKLLEHETVEDRMRKYHEKKRAKAS, encoded by the coding sequence ATGGCAGTGGACGTCATGGCAAGGGTCCTTGTCGCGGTGCTTGGTTCAGGAATAATCGCCATGTTGATAAGCAGGCGCTACAACATCTCATACGTCCCGCTCTTCATAATAGCGGGAATGATACTCGGCCCGATAGCAACCCTAATGCCGAGGAACATCGCACACGACCTGTTCGATTACGTTCGTGTCTTCGGTCTGGTCATGATTCTGTTCACCGAGGGACACAACTTGAGTTGGAAACTGCTGAAGAGGAACCTCCCAACGATAGCAACCCTCGATACGGTTGGACTTCTCATCACGGCTCTTCTGTCGGCCTGGTTCTTCTCGTTCGTCTTCCATGCGCCGTTTCTCATCGGCTTCCTCTTCGGTGCCATCATAAGTGCAACCGACCCGGCAACGCTCATCCCACTCTTCAGGCAGTACAGGGTCAAACAGGACATCGAGACGACGATAGTTACGGAGTCCATCTTCAACGACCCGCTCGGCATAGTCCTCACGGCCGTTGCCGTGGCGATGCTCGTCCCGCAGGCCAGCGGAGGGCTCTTCGCGAGCTTTAGCTCCCACATGGGTGTCTACGGCGCGGCGGTCGTTTACTTCCTCTACGAGGTCGTCGTTTCCATAATCGTCGGAATAGCCGTCGGGGCCTTCGGCTACTGGTTCATCAAGAAGACCAGGATATTTGAGTTCCCGGAGATTGAGATTTTCTCGCTCTTCCTGGCATTCACGGGCTTCATGATTGGCGAGTCCCTTCAGGCCTCGGGTTACCTCGTCGCCACCGTCACCGGAATAATCCTCGGTAACTACAAGGTCTTCAGCAAGAAGGAGAAACCCCAGGTTCTCAACAGGGTTATGAAGGCCATTGAGAAGGAAGTCCACTTCAACGAGAGCCTTGCAGCGATAGCGACGGTCTTCATCTTCGTCCTGCTCGGCGCGAGTCTTGACCTCAAGCCCCTCGTGGACAACCTCTGGGGCGGAATCCTTGTAGCTTACTTCATAATGCTCGTCGCCAGGCCGATAGCTGCGCTACCCATTCTCAAGTGGTGGGGACCAAAGGAGTACCTCTTCATAGCTCTTGAGGGTCCAAGGGGTGTTGTCCCCTCTGCCCTCGCCGCGTTGCCACTCAGCCTCGCGATGAAGTACCACAGCAGTACACTTACGGTTTACTGGGGAGAGGTAATCCTCGCAGTGACCGTCATAACGGTTCTCGCCTCGGTCATAACGGAAACCCTGTGGGTGCCGTTCCTCAAGAGCAAGCTCCTCGAGCACGAAACGGTCGAGGACAGGATGAGGAAGTACCACGAGAAGAAGAGGGCAAAGGCCTCATGA
- a CDS encoding chloride channel protein — protein MNGEWDLQKYVRKWSILLGISALAGLVGGLGALVFRVLIEVIHSLFFTSVLPRISYEFQGINLGYVLLPVFGALLIAPMVKKYPELRGNGVPEVIEGIIFKSGKIGARLAFLKTLATAISIGSGAPLGREGPAAFIGAALDSALAEKLPKPQARKLITTCGLAAGIAGTFNTPLAGAMFALEVIYMGAITINLVPIFVSAIIGNAITLVVLHNPARFPVLNPNISVLEGIPFYFLLGVLLGVIGYAYTKALYRATDAFDRFSERYPFELRLLIGALGIGLIGMLLPHKGIFGIGFGGIRDALLGKFAFETLIILALAKMTATLLAISSGFSGGIFAPSLFIGTMLGSAFGTIVSHFVPANVEAYALAGMAGFFAAATQAPLTQIIMITEMSGTYAYSPAVALTSVVAFLTARAFFKGSSIYTIKLERKGIKVRTGRPLILETIAVHEIMSTKVVRINAKRPLMEVERIIASTGHDFLPVVDDEGRVIGIVGVPDILGKSTSIKKLPVERFMRRNFAVITPKETAQDALEKILMNDQNLLPVVDENGKLLGVVTKKDIYRAYYHAIEGIYLW, from the coding sequence ATGAACGGGGAGTGGGACCTTCAGAAGTACGTCAGGAAGTGGTCAATCCTCCTCGGAATCTCCGCGCTGGCGGGCTTAGTTGGTGGACTGGGTGCGCTCGTGTTTCGAGTGTTGATTGAGGTCATCCACTCCCTCTTTTTCACCTCCGTGCTCCCGAGGATTTCCTACGAGTTCCAAGGGATCAACCTCGGATACGTTCTTCTCCCGGTGTTCGGCGCTCTCCTGATAGCGCCGATGGTGAAGAAATACCCTGAGTTACGGGGAAACGGTGTCCCCGAGGTCATCGAGGGCATAATCTTCAAAAGTGGTAAGATTGGTGCGAGGCTCGCGTTTCTGAAAACCCTTGCAACTGCGATTTCCATCGGTTCTGGAGCACCGCTCGGTCGTGAAGGTCCGGCCGCGTTCATAGGTGCCGCGCTCGATTCAGCTTTAGCGGAGAAGTTACCCAAACCCCAGGCGAGAAAGCTCATAACCACCTGTGGCCTGGCCGCTGGAATCGCGGGAACTTTCAACACACCCCTGGCAGGCGCAATGTTCGCCCTTGAGGTCATCTACATGGGTGCGATAACGATAAACCTCGTCCCGATATTCGTATCCGCCATAATCGGCAACGCCATAACCCTCGTGGTCCTTCACAACCCCGCTCGCTTCCCTGTTCTGAACCCCAACATAAGCGTTCTCGAGGGAATTCCCTTTTACTTCCTCCTTGGCGTCCTCTTGGGCGTCATCGGTTACGCCTACACGAAGGCCCTCTACCGAGCCACCGACGCCTTCGACAGGTTCTCAGAGAGGTATCCCTTTGAGCTTCGCCTTCTCATCGGGGCCCTTGGGATAGGCCTAATCGGAATGCTCCTGCCCCACAAGGGAATCTTTGGAATCGGTTTTGGAGGGATAAGGGATGCCCTCCTCGGAAAGTTCGCCTTTGAGACGCTCATCATCCTCGCGCTGGCCAAGATGACAGCGACGCTTTTGGCGATAAGCTCCGGTTTCTCCGGTGGAATCTTCGCCCCGAGTCTTTTCATAGGTACGATGCTCGGTTCTGCCTTCGGAACCATAGTTTCTCACTTCGTCCCGGCAAACGTCGAGGCCTACGCGTTAGCGGGAATGGCGGGCTTCTTCGCTGCGGCCACACAGGCCCCTCTGACCCAGATAATAATGATAACAGAGATGTCCGGAACCTATGCATACTCCCCGGCCGTGGCTCTGACTTCCGTCGTCGCTTTCCTGACGGCAAGGGCGTTCTTCAAGGGCTCGTCCATCTACACAATCAAGCTTGAGCGCAAAGGAATCAAAGTCAGAACTGGAAGGCCCCTAATCCTTGAGACGATAGCGGTTCACGAGATAATGAGCACGAAGGTCGTCAGAATCAACGCGAAGAGGCCCCTGATGGAGGTTGAGCGCATAATAGCCTCGACCGGCCACGATTTCCTTCCCGTTGTGGACGATGAGGGCAGGGTTATAGGAATCGTTGGTGTCCCCGACATACTGGGCAAATCAACGTCCATCAAAAAGCTCCCCGTGGAGAGGTTCATGAGGAGGAACTTCGCTGTCATAACACCGAAGGAAACGGCGCAGGACGCTCTGGAGAAGATTCTGATGAACGACCAGAACCTCCTTCCCGTGGTGGATGAGAACGGGAAGCTCCTCGGGGTCGTTACGAAGAAAGACATCTATCGCGCGTATTATCACGCCATCGAGGGCATTTACCTCTGGTGA
- a CDS encoding TIGR00375 family protein, which produces MLVDADLHLHSRYSKAVSKSMTIPNLAQNARFKGLGLVGTGDILNPHWEAELLRYSRKVDEGTYELNGIRFLLTTEVEDNRRVHHVLIFPSIETVREMRETLGKYSNDIETEGRPHLSLSAGEIADLANDLGVLIGPAHAFTPWTSLYKEYDSLKEAYGGAKIHFLELGLSADSEMADMIKAHHRLTYLSNSDAHSPMPHRLGREFNRFEVEEVTFEEIRKAILRRGGRRIVLNAGLDPRLGKYHLTACSRCYAHYSLGEAKAFRWKCPKCGGRIKKGVRDRILELSDTEERPKDRPPYLRLAPLAEIISMVIGKGVETKSVRLIWERFLRDFGSEIRVLVDVPVGELSRVHEEVAKAIWAYRNGKLIVIPGGGGKYGEIRLPEEIRKARVEELESVEVEIPEETEKPRQRSITDFLGVKR; this is translated from the coding sequence ATGTTAGTAGATGCAGACCTTCACCTTCACTCCCGCTATTCCAAAGCCGTCTCGAAGTCGATGACGATACCGAACCTGGCTCAAAACGCACGCTTCAAGGGCCTTGGCCTGGTCGGGACGGGGGATATACTCAACCCCCACTGGGAAGCGGAGCTCCTCAGATACTCCAGGAAAGTCGATGAAGGGACCTACGAGCTCAACGGGATTCGCTTCCTCCTCACGACAGAGGTCGAGGACAACAGGAGGGTTCACCACGTCCTGATTTTCCCGAGCATTGAGACGGTTCGTGAGATGAGAGAAACCCTTGGGAAGTACTCAAACGACATCGAGACCGAGGGCCGGCCCCACCTGAGCCTTTCCGCAGGTGAAATAGCCGACTTGGCCAACGACCTCGGCGTTCTAATCGGTCCGGCCCACGCCTTCACCCCCTGGACGAGCCTCTACAAAGAGTACGACAGCCTGAAGGAGGCCTACGGAGGGGCCAAAATTCACTTCCTCGAGCTGGGCCTCTCGGCCGACAGCGAGATGGCGGACATGATAAAGGCCCACCACAGATTAACCTACCTCAGCAACAGCGACGCGCATTCGCCGATGCCCCACCGCCTTGGGCGGGAGTTCAACCGCTTCGAGGTTGAGGAGGTTACCTTCGAGGAAATCCGGAAGGCGATTCTAAGGCGTGGCGGGAGGAGAATCGTCCTGAATGCGGGTTTGGACCCGAGGCTTGGAAAGTACCACCTGACAGCCTGCTCCCGCTGTTACGCTCACTACTCCCTCGGCGAGGCAAAGGCCTTCAGGTGGAAGTGTCCGAAATGTGGCGGGCGGATAAAGAAGGGCGTAAGGGACAGAATCCTTGAGCTTTCAGATACGGAAGAGAGGCCGAAGGACAGACCGCCCTACCTGCGCCTCGCTCCCCTCGCCGAGATTATCTCAATGGTCATCGGTAAAGGAGTTGAGACAAAATCCGTTCGGCTGATATGGGAGCGCTTTTTGAGGGACTTCGGGAGCGAGATTAGGGTTCTCGTTGACGTTCCTGTTGGAGAGCTTTCAAGGGTTCACGAGGAGGTAGCTAAAGCCATATGGGCATACCGCAACGGGAAGCTCATCGTTATCCCCGGCGGTGGCGGAAAGTACGGAGAAATCAGACTGCCTGAGGAGATAAGGAAGGCGAGGGTTGAGGAGCTTGAGAGCGTTGAGGTAGAAATTCCCGAGGAGACTGAGAAACCGAGGCAGAGGAGCATAACTGACTTCCTGGGGGTGAAACGGTGA
- a CDS encoding thiamine-phosphate kinase yields the protein MRESEIIELFLRHLKRQGDLPLGDDAGALKLGERWLVATNDMLVRKTDVPDIMTPEQVGFKAVTMNVSDIASMGARPVGFLFSLGVPQDLSSDYLEGIARGIGEVLDFYGLPVLSADTNEADDLIVDGIALGLAERLLTRSGAKPGELVCVTGDLGRSLAGYLVWRKGLDVSDAVRNALYEKFLQPRARVEEGMALSKVASSAIDVSDGLAKELYLLAEMSGVGIEVYPERLPIGEGVDEVAELLGLDPVEVALASGEEFELVFTVPPNLVDAIDFEFSVIGRVVKGPGVYLVSDGKRKPLPRLGWEHMGNLKVYNR from the coding sequence GTGAGGGAGTCCGAAATCATCGAGCTCTTCCTCAGGCACCTCAAACGACAGGGCGACCTGCCCCTCGGGGACGATGCCGGTGCCTTGAAGCTCGGCGAGAGGTGGCTCGTCGCTACCAACGACATGCTCGTCAGGAAAACCGACGTGCCGGATATAATGACCCCAGAGCAGGTCGGCTTCAAGGCCGTAACCATGAACGTGAGCGATATAGCTTCGATGGGAGCAAGACCGGTGGGCTTCCTCTTCTCGCTCGGGGTTCCACAGGACCTTAGTTCCGACTACCTTGAGGGGATTGCGAGGGGAATCGGTGAGGTCCTCGACTTCTACGGCCTTCCCGTCCTGAGCGCCGACACCAACGAGGCCGACGACCTCATCGTGGACGGTATAGCGCTCGGACTTGCTGAGAGACTGCTCACTCGCTCCGGGGCCAAGCCGGGTGAGCTGGTCTGCGTTACAGGCGACCTTGGGAGGAGTTTGGCAGGTTATCTCGTCTGGAGAAAGGGGCTTGATGTGAGCGACGCCGTTAGGAATGCCCTCTACGAGAAGTTTCTCCAGCCAAGGGCGAGGGTTGAGGAGGGAATGGCCCTCTCGAAGGTGGCCAGCTCTGCCATAGACGTCAGCGACGGCCTCGCGAAAGAGCTTTACCTCCTCGCGGAGATGAGCGGTGTTGGAATCGAGGTTTACCCGGAGAGACTTCCCATCGGAGAGGGCGTTGATGAAGTGGCAGAGCTTTTAGGCCTCGACCCGGTTGAGGTTGCCCTTGCGAGCGGGGAGGAGTTCGAGCTGGTCTTCACGGTTCCGCCGAACCTCGTTGATGCCATAGATTTTGAGTTTTCAGTCATCGGAAGGGTTGTGAAGGGACCGGGCGTTTACCTCGTATCAGACGGGAAGAGAAAGCCCCTTCCCCGGCTCGGCTGGGAGCACATGGGAAACCTCAAGGTTTATAACCGGTGA
- a CDS encoding lysylphosphatidylglycerol synthase transmembrane domain-containing protein — protein MFSSIKMEVLTGIQQVKCASLRYFLLAIATYYVSVFLFAIRWKYVLKGTGVDVPLLELFKANLAGLFMNNITPMSRGGGELLRMVWVSKLQGVPMGVSAVTIVYERILESIPVMVMVGIGFLYFTTSEALVLIPLLVGLVLIWFRWERFIELTLRLFRVDLSEKDMERIIALRRCSNANVVGIGASSLVWILDVMRLKLITLAFGLSVSVPVLVFVSVVNLILGIAAFTPGGIGVVEGGLVGTLTYVGLPPTLAVSVVVLERFISYVLGSLSGLMVLLTSGGREVWRALKSR, from the coding sequence ATGTTCAGTAGTATTAAAATGGAAGTGCTGACTGGAATCCAGCAGGTCAAGTGCGCGAGCCTGCGCTATTTTCTACTCGCGATAGCGACGTACTACGTCAGTGTTTTTCTGTTCGCGATTCGTTGGAAGTACGTGCTCAAAGGGACCGGTGTGGACGTTCCCCTCCTTGAACTTTTCAAGGCAAACCTGGCGGGTCTCTTCATGAACAACATAACTCCCATGAGCAGGGGCGGAGGCGAGCTTCTCAGGATGGTGTGGGTCTCAAAGCTCCAGGGGGTTCCCATGGGAGTATCTGCGGTTACAATAGTCTACGAGAGAATCCTTGAGTCGATACCGGTTATGGTTATGGTGGGTATAGGATTCCTGTACTTCACGACGTCAGAGGCCCTCGTGTTGATTCCCCTCCTGGTGGGCCTTGTGTTAATCTGGTTCCGGTGGGAGAGGTTTATTGAGCTAACCCTGCGCCTTTTCCGGGTTGACCTCTCTGAGAAAGACATGGAGAGAATAATCGCCCTCCGCAGATGTAGCAATGCCAACGTGGTGGGAATAGGGGCCAGTTCCCTCGTGTGGATTCTTGATGTCATGAGGCTCAAGCTAATCACACTGGCGTTTGGCCTAAGTGTGTCAGTCCCGGTTCTCGTCTTCGTGTCGGTGGTTAACCTCATACTTGGCATCGCCGCTTTCACTCCTGGCGGTATTGGTGTCGTTGAGGGTGGCCTGGTTGGAACCCTCACCTATGTTGGCCTTCCCCCCACACTGGCGGTCTCCGTCGTAGTTCTCGAAAGGTTTATCTCCTATGTGTTGGGTAGCCTATCAGGACTGATGGTGCTCCTCACATCCGGGGGAAGGGAAGTATGGAGAGCCTTAAAATCGCGCTAG